GGGGTGTCAAATCTAATGTCTGCTTTTCTTGACCATCTGACGTCTCAGCTCGGGGACATCCGAACCCAGGGCTTGTTCAAGTCTGAACGGACAATCGATTCTCCGCAGAATGCCGCGATACGCCTGCAGGACAACACTACGGTCCTGAATTTGTGTGCAAACAACTATCTCGGGCTGGCTGACCATCCGGAAATCGTACGTGCAGCTCACGACGGGCTGGATCGGTGGGGTTATGGAATGGCGTCCGTCCGATTTATATGCGGGACACAGGCCGTTCATCGTCAACTGGAAACCAGGATCAGTGAATTTCTGGGAACCGACGATACGATCCTGTACAGCTCCTGTTTTGATGCCAACGGCGGCCTGTTCGAAACACTTCTGACGGAAGAAGACGCCGTCATCTCGGATCAATTGAATCACGCCAGCATCATTGATGGCGTTCGATTGTGTAAAGCGAAGCGTTTTCGATATCGCAACAACGACATGACGGATCTGGAGGTTCAACTCCGGGAAGCAGCAGGCTGCCGTCACCGATTGATTGCAACGGATGGTGTGTTTTCGATGGATGGATATCTGGCAAACCTGCCTGCCATCTGCGAACTGGCAGACAAATACGATGCCGCTGTGATGGTTGATGATTCCCATGCCGTGGGTTTTATGGGCGTCAATGGCGGCGGGACACCTGAGCATTTCGGGGTCAGTGATCGAATTGACATCATCACGGGCACTCTTGGAAAAGCATTGGGAGGTGCCAGTGGTGGGTACACATCGGCCAGGCAGCCGATTGTCGATTTGCTCCGGCAAAGATCGCGGCCGTATCTTTTTTCAAATACACTCGCCCCCCCGATCGCAGCAGCTTCGCTTCAGGCGATTGATTTACTCAGAAGCTCGGGCGATCTTCGTCAGAAGCTCCGCGAGAACACCGCATGGTTTCGGCACCAGATGACGAAAGCCGGGTTCAATATCCTTCCTGGTGAACATCCCATCGTGCCTGTTATGCTGGGCGATGCAGAACTTGCAACAAGGATGGCGGAGGAAATGCTGAAACGCGGAATTTACGTTGTTGGATTTTCG
This region of Planctomycetaceae bacterium genomic DNA includes:
- a CDS encoding glycine C-acetyltransferase — translated: MSAFLDHLTSQLGDIRTQGLFKSERTIDSPQNAAIRLQDNTTVLNLCANNYLGLADHPEIVRAAHDGLDRWGYGMASVRFICGTQAVHRQLETRISEFLGTDDTILYSSCFDANGGLFETLLTEEDAVISDQLNHASIIDGVRLCKAKRFRYRNNDMTDLEVQLREAAGCRHRLIATDGVFSMDGYLANLPAICELADKYDAAVMVDDSHAVGFMGVNGGGTPEHFGVSDRIDIITGTLGKALGGASGGYTSARQPIVDLLRQRSRPYLFSNTLAPPIAAASLQAIDLLRSSGDLRQKLRENTAWFRHQMTKAGFNILPGEHPIVPVMLGDAELATRMAEEMLKRGIYVVGFSFPVVPRGQARIRTQMSAAHDREHLERAVDAFTEVGRLLQLI